CGCCGCTGAATGCCGCAAGCCCTTTCCGGATGAGATCGACCGGAATATCCAACTCCATCCCGATGGCGATAGCGATCAGAGAATTCGACACGTTGTGAATACCGGGAATGCTCAACCGGAACGGACCGAGATTGCGGCCGCGGAAGAACACGCGAAACTCCGAGCCCCACTGCCGCAACGTAATATCGGTGGCGCGAAAATCCGGCACGTGGTCGGGAAATTCGTTCAACCCGTAGGTCTGGTATCGTTTGACCACCCGCGGCAGCAAGTTGCGCAGCCGCTCATCGTCCGAACAGAGCACGGCTAGTCCATAAAACGGCACCTTATTCACAAACTCGAGAAAACTGTCGTTGAGCCGCTCCATGCTGCCGTAATGATCCAAATGCTCGCGATCGATATTGGTCACGGCCGCGATCGTCGGCGCCAAACGCAGGAACGAGCCGTCGCTTTCGTCCGCTTCAGCGATGAGGAGGTCGCCTCGCCCCAATCGGGCATGACTGCCAAGGGCATTCACCTTCCCTCCGATCACCATCGTGGGGTCCAGCCCGCCCTGTGCCAACACATTCGCCACCATCGAGGTCGTCGTCGTCTTGCCGTGCGCGCCGGCAATGGCCACGCCGAACTTCAGGCGCATCAACTCCGCGAGCATCTCCGCGCGCGGGATGACCGGGATCTGCCGCGCCTTGGCGGCGACGACTTCGGGGTTGGTCGCTGCCACCGCGGAGGAAATGACCACCACCTGCGCTTCGCCGATGTTCGCTTCATGGTGGCCGACGGCGATCCGTCCGCCCAATTCTTCCAACCGTCGCGTCGTTTCCGACTGGCTCAAATCCGACCCGCTGACCTTGTAGCCCAGCGTCAACAGCACCTCGGCGATGCCGCTCATTCCGGATCCGCCGATTCCCACCAGATGAATATGTTGTGTCTTTCTGAACATCGCTGTCCGCCTTAGCTCCTGTCCACGAAATGGTCTGTGCGTGCCGCTCCCGCTCTCCTGGTGCTTCTGCCGCTCCCGCTGTTCATAGGGCGCGCGCGCTTGCGCTGGCCTCATGGCGCCTCCTCATGACGTCGTAGCATTCCCGCACGATGGTTTCCGCCGCATCGCTCCGTCGCATCTCCCAACTGTGTCGGCTCATGCTCTGCAACCGCCCGGGCTCGGTGAAGATCCCACTGATCGATTGCGCCAGCCCCGCGCCGGTCAACTCGGCTTGCGGCAACAGGACAGCCCCTCCGGCTTTCGCCATCACTTCCGCATTCCGCAGTTGGTGATTGTAGATCGCGGTCGGAAGAGGAATCAGAATAGCCGGCTTGCCGCAGACGGTGAGTTCGGCGATCGTCATCGCTCCGGACCTGGCCACGACCAGATCCGCATCCCGAAGCACCGTTGGCATGTCATATAGAAACGGCACGACCTGCGCAGACATGCCGGCCTGCTCATAGGCCGCGAGCACTCTGGCGTGATCGGCCTCTCCTGTTTGATGGGTGATTCTCAGGCCATCCTTCAGGGCGCTGAGTCGAGGCAACGCCTCGATGACTGCTGAGTTGATGGCCTTGGCGCCCTGACTCCCCCCGAAGATCAAGAGATGCCGCGATCCTTCCACAGCGGCGGGCTCGGATGACGGAGCGAGAGATTCCAAAAACGCGCGCCGCACCGGATTGCCGACCACACGGGTCTTGTGACGATCGAACCATTGCAGGGTCGATTCGAATGCGACAAACACCCGTTGCACCAGCGGCGCCACAGCTTTATTCGCCATGCCCGGATAGGCATTTGGTTCCAGAATCACCCCGGGGATGCGGCGGAGACATGCCGCCACCAACATCGCCGGGCTGGTGTACCCTCCCACCCCGAACACGAGATCCGCGCCCTGCTGCTTAAGGATCCGCAGCGATTGCCACAAACTAACCGGCAGCGTGAGCAAAGCTTTCACCATCTCGACCGGGCTTTTTCCCATCAACGGATTGGCGGTGATGCACTGCAACGGAAATCCTTCGTGGGCCAACACTTTGCGCTCGATCCCTCGGGTCGTCCCGACGAACAGAATACGCGTCGAAGGATCCCGTCGGACAAACTCCCGCGCCACGGCAATGGCCGGATACAGATGGCCTCCCGTTCCGCCGGCTGCAATCACAATGGTCATTCCGTCATCACCCCGCGTTTCCGTGTCCCACGCGGCGGTCCGCCGTCCTGCCCACCCTGTCGGTCCCGCGAAATACTCAGGAGAAGTCCCACCCCAAACAAATTGGCCACCAAAGACGAGCCACCATAACTGACGAACGGCAGGGTCAGCCCCTTCGTGGGCAATAACCCGGTGACGACGCCGGCATTGACCAATGCCTGCATGCCGATCAACATGGTGATGCCCATCGCCAAATGGCGGCCGAACGGATTGCGAGCCCGGCTCGCAATCTGAAAACCCTTGATGACAAACAGGCCGAACAGCAGCATGATGGTCACCGTGCCCATCAAGCCCAATTCTTCTCCGACCAGAGCCAGCACAAAGTCGGTATGCGCTTCCGGCAGGAAGAATAACTTCTGTTTGCCTTCGCCCAGCCCCACACCGAATGGACCACCGCTGCCGAAGGCCAGAAAGGATTGATTGATCTGATAACCGGACCCGGTCGGATCTTTCGCCGAACTGAGAAATTCCATCACACGTTGTCGCCGGTAGCTGGACCCTAAAATCAATGCTGCGACCGCCGGCACGGCACACAACGCCAGCATGCCCAAATGCTTGAAGCGTGCCCCCGCCAGAAAGAGCAACGTCACCACCACGAGGCCCATCACCACGACGGTGCCCAGGTCCGGCTCCAGCAGCACCAAGCCGCTCAGCATGCCAATGACGATCAGCGGTGGCAACAAGCCGCGCGCAAACTGGGTAATCTGATCCTGCTTCTTGGTCAGATAGGCCGCCACATAGATGACGGCGACGAACTTTGCCAACTCGGCCGGCTGGATATTGATCGGCCCCAGGTGCAGCCAGCGCCGTGCGCCCTTCGCTACATTGCCGAGCGACGGAATCAGCACCAAGATCAACAAGAGGGTGCCCCCGCAGAGCAGCGGAATCGCCAACTTCTTCCAGATCGTGTAATCGATCCGCGAGATCACGTGCATGACCAGCAGGCCGGCAACCAACCAGGCTACCTGACGCTTGAGGAAATACCAGGGGTCGTGAAAGCGGTTGCCCGCTACCACCGCGCTGGCGCTGAACACCATCACCACCCCGATCAGGGCGAGCACCAGCGTCACCGCCAGGAGCGCCGGATCCACCGGCACGCGCTTGGATGCCCGCTGGCTCGAAGTCGACCAGGGCAACGTCAGTGTCCCGAGCGCATGCTGTCCCATCGTTCAGCTGCCGTTCCTCCCTGTCGCTTCAGGCTTATGCCGGAAGCGCCTGCACCAACGCCTTGAATTGACGACCTCGATCTTGATAGTCCGCGAACATGTCGAAACTGGCGCAGGCCGGCGAGAGCAAGACCACCTCGCCGGGCTGCGCCTCGCGAGCAGCAAGCTCCACGGCTTCGCGGAGAGTCGCTGCAGGACGACACCGGTCGAAATCCCCCATCGCCGCTTGAATGCGGCCCGCTGCTTCCCCGATCAAAATGAGTCCCTTGACCCGCTCCCGGATAGCCCCCTCCAGCCGAGAAAAGTCTCCACCCTTATCGCGACCGCCCGCGATCAACCAGATGGGTTGTTCGATCCCCTCCAAGGCCTTCAGGACCGCATCGACGTTCGTACCCTTCGAATCATTGACGAACCGTACCCCGCGACGCTCGCGTACCACTTCCAGGGCATGCTCCAATCCGGGGAACGAACGCAGCACCGCCCGGATCGCCTCAAGAGAGCATCCGCAAAGCAGGCCATAGGTGACCGCCGCCATGACGTTCTCTACGTTGTGCAGCCCGATCAACCGCATATCGCTGCGACGGCAGACTTCCTCGCGTGTGCCGCGCACGGTGGTGACGATCAGATCGCCGTCCAAGACCGTAGCCCCTGCCACACCGGACACCGCGGCCCCGCCTCGGCTGAATCCAAGGACCGTGCCTTTGGTGCGCCCACGAAGCGCTGCCACACGCCCGTCGTCCAAGTTGAACAACGAATAGTCGCCGGCGGTTTGATTGGCAAAGATGCGCGCCTTGGCGGCCACATAGTCGTCCACCGAGGCATAGCGATCCATATGGTCCAAGGTGACGTTCAAGATCGACGCGATCCAAGGATGAAAGTGCTCAATAGTCTCGAGCTGAAAGCTGGACACCTCGAACACCGCATACTCGTAGGGCGCGGGACTACCCGCTTTCGCCTGCACGCAGGCCAAGGCCGCTTCACTGGCTGCGATGCCGAGATTGCCGCCGACAAAGGCGCGCGTGCCGCTTTCCTGAAGAAACTTCCCGATGAGCGTCACGGTCGTGCTTTTGCCGTTGGTGCCGGTCACGGCCACAATCGGCGCGGTCATAAAACGCGAGGCCAACTCCAGTTCCCCGATGACCCGGACTCCACGAGCGCGCACGCGATTGAGCGCCTCCAGCTGAGTGGGCACTCCTGGACTGATCACCACAAGGTCTGCGCCCTCAAGGGCAGATTCATACTGAGCCCCCACCTTGACCGCAATGCTTGACCGGTCCAATTGGGAGAGGATGGCCGTAAGCTCCTGCGGTTCTTTCCGGTCGGCCACGGTGACCCGCGCGCCGAGGTGATTCAAAAGCCGCGCAGCCCCGACTCCGCTTCTGGCAAGACCGACGACCGTGACCTGAAGATCCTTGACGTTCATGAATCCCCGTCTACCGCAGTTTGAGCGTGCTCAAACTGAGCAAGGCCAACAAAATGGCAATGATCCACAGTCGCACCACGACTTTCGGCTCATCCCACCCCTTCATCTCGAAGTGATGGTGAATGGGCGCCATGTTAAAGATGCGCTTCCCGCGCAGTTTGTACGACCCGACCTGCAGGATGACCGAGAGCGCCTCAATGACGAACACACCCCCGACCAGCAGCAACAGGAGTTCGTGCTTACTGATCGCCGCCACGGTACCGAGCGCGGCGCCCAATGGCAGCGAGCCGACATCCCCCATGAAGACGGAAGCCGGATAGGTATTGAACCAGAGAAATCCCAAACTTGATCCCAGAATGGCTCCGGTAAAAATCGCGATTTCTCCTGCGCCTTCGATGTAGGGAATGAGCAAGTATTCAGCCATGACGCGGTTCCCCGTGACATAGGCGACAATCGTGTAGGCCAGCGAGGCGATCATGACCGGACCGATCGCCAGGCCATCGAGTCCGTCCGTCAAATTGACGGCGTTCGAGCTGCCGACGATGACAAGAATGACGAAGACGATGTAGAACCAGCCCAAATCCGGCGTGAAATATTTGAAGAACGGCACGCTGAGTTTCGTCGTATAACTCGGCAAGGTGTAGAGAAACACACCGATCGCCAAGGCCACCAGAAACTGACCGGTAAATTTCTGCGCCGCCGACAGCCCCTTGGATTGACGCTTGATGAACTTCAAGTAGTCGTCGGCAAATCCCACCGCACCGAATCCCACCGTCGCCACCACGACCAGCCACACGTACCGGTTGGTCATGTCGGCCCACAACAGCGTCGACAACACGACGGCGAAAATGATGAGAATGCCACCCATCGTCGGCGTTCCGCTCTTGGCCAAGTGCCGCTTCGGCCCATCGTCGCGAATTTGCTGGCCGAGCTTGATTTCCTGCAGCTTCCGGATCACCCAGGGGGCCATCACAAACGCAATCAGAAACGCCGTGACCGCGGCATAGATGATTCGAAAACTCTGGTATCGAAAGACGTTCAGAAACGAGAACTGTGTGTGTAGAGGATACAGCCAGTTGTATAACATCCTACGGCATCTTTGCCTGCCTTCGATCAGCAGGCCCCCGAAATCCTATGTCTACGCCCACCATCAACACGCTTTTCGCGCGACCCGCCGTAGGCCGGTCAGTGCGTCCACGACTTGTTCCATTCGCATCCCACGCGATGCCTTGACCAACACGACATCGCCTTGACGCACCATCCGTGCCACAGCCGTCGCCGCCGCCTGCGCATCCGCATGCTCAGTGATACGATCGGCCGGCATACCGGCTTGACGGGCACCTTCGGCAAGCTCCCGCCCCAACCCACCACAAGCCAGCAGATGTCCGATCTCTTGCCCGGCCAGAAACGCTCCCACCTCGCGATGCATCCGCTTGGTATCGACGCCCAGCTCCAGCATGTCTCCCAACGCGGCGATCGATCGTTTGCCCCGCCCGAGCTCGGCGAGAAGCTGAATGGCCGCCTTCATCGAGGCGGGATTGGCGTTGTAACAATCGTTGATGATCCGCACCCCGTGGGAGACGCTGATTTGTGACCGCATGGCCGCTGGACGGAACTTCGCCAACCCTTCGGCAATGGCTGTACCGGACAAACCCAACGCATGCCCCACGGCAGCCGCGGCCAGAGCATTACTGATATTGTGCTGACCCTGCGTGCGGATCCGGACTTCCGTCTGTCGAGTCTTCCCAGGCAGGATGAGTCCGAACACCGTCCCGCCTTTCTCATCCGTCCGAACATTGGCGGCCCGAACGCCTGCCTTGGGCGATGCGCCGAACGCCACCACCCGACATTGAGCCCTGGATGCAAGGTAGTCGAAATAGTCGTCATCGGCGTTCAAGATTACCGCCCCGTCCTGCGGAAGATGATCCAGCAACTCAGCCTTGGCTTGCGCCGACCCCTCCATACTGCCGAAAAACT
Above is a window of Nitrospira sp. DNA encoding:
- the ftsW gene encoding putative lipid II flippase FtsW, with the translated sequence MGQHALGTLTLPWSTSSQRASKRVPVDPALLAVTLVLALIGVVMVFSASAVVAGNRFHDPWYFLKRQVAWLVAGLLVMHVISRIDYTIWKKLAIPLLCGGTLLLILVLIPSLGNVAKGARRWLHLGPINIQPAELAKFVAVIYVAAYLTKKQDQITQFARGLLPPLIVIGMLSGLVLLEPDLGTVVVMGLVVVTLLFLAGARFKHLGMLALCAVPAVAALILGSSYRRQRVMEFLSSAKDPTGSGYQINQSFLAFGSGGPFGVGLGEGKQKLFFLPEAHTDFVLALVGEELGLMGTVTIMLLFGLFVIKGFQIASRARNPFGRHLAMGITMLIGMQALVNAGVVTGLLPTKGLTLPFVSYGGSSLVANLFGVGLLLSISRDRQGGQDGGPPRGTRKRGVMTE
- a CDS encoding UDP-N-acetylmuramoyl-tripeptide--D-alanyl-D-alanine ligase; amino-acid sequence: MREPSSRGIMALFTVEEICEVLSAKSPAGLSLQDLKQRIRRVVTDSRLVRKGDLFIAFQGERVDAHAFVPKVFAQGATCAIVQEGYQLPPMRKGGNTPMLIGVRDTLEAFQRLATHYRNRFPIPVIAITGSNGKTTTKEMVAHVVAQRWKTLKTEGNLNNRIGVPQTLFQLAPRHQAAVIEMGVDQQGQTTRLCEIARPTIGVITNIGPDHLEFFGSMEGSAQAKAELLDHLPQDGAVILNADDDYFDYLASRAQCRVVAFGASPKAGVRAANVRTDEKGGTVFGLILPGKTRQTEVRIRTQGQHNISNALAAAAVGHALGLSGTAIAEGLAKFRPAAMRSQISVSHGVRIINDCYNANPASMKAAIQLLAELGRGKRSIAALGDMLELGVDTKRMHREVGAFLAGQEIGHLLACGGLGRELAEGARQAGMPADRITEHADAQAAATAVARMVRQGDVVLVKASRGMRMEQVVDALTGLRRVARKAC
- the murD gene encoding UDP-N-acetylmuramoyl-L-alanine--D-glutamate ligase, whose translation is MNVKDLQVTVVGLARSGVGAARLLNHLGARVTVADRKEPQELTAILSQLDRSSIAVKVGAQYESALEGADLVVISPGVPTQLEALNRVRARGVRVIGELELASRFMTAPIVAVTGTNGKSTTVTLIGKFLQESGTRAFVGGNLGIAASEAALACVQAKAGSPAPYEYAVFEVSSFQLETIEHFHPWIASILNVTLDHMDRYASVDDYVAAKARIFANQTAGDYSLFNLDDGRVAALRGRTKGTVLGFSRGGAAVSGVAGATVLDGDLIVTTVRGTREEVCRRSDMRLIGLHNVENVMAAVTYGLLCGCSLEAIRAVLRSFPGLEHALEVVRERRGVRFVNDSKGTNVDAVLKALEGIEQPIWLIAGGRDKGGDFSRLEGAIRERVKGLILIGEAAGRIQAAMGDFDRCRPAATLREAVELAAREAQPGEVVLLSPACASFDMFADYQDRGRQFKALVQALPA
- a CDS encoding UDP-N-acetylmuramate--L-alanine ligase, translated to MFRKTQHIHLVGIGGSGMSGIAEVLLTLGYKVSGSDLSQSETTRRLEELGGRIAVGHHEANIGEAQVVVISSAVAATNPEVVAAKARQIPVIPRAEMLAELMRLKFGVAIAGAHGKTTTTSMVANVLAQGGLDPTMVIGGKVNALGSHARLGRGDLLIAEADESDGSFLRLAPTIAAVTNIDREHLDHYGSMERLNDSFLEFVNKVPFYGLAVLCSDDERLRNLLPRVVKRYQTYGLNEFPDHVPDFRATDITLRQWGSEFRVFFRGRNLGPFRLSIPGIHNVSNSLIAIAIGMELDIPVDLIRKGLAAFSGVERRFHLRGEKSGIMVVDDYGHHPTEVRATIAAAKQGWDRRVVVLFQPHRYSRSRDLVQEFSHAFDQADALFMTEIYAAGEQPIPGVSGAKLVDAVRAAGHPSATFIERKEEIADRVLPTLKSGDLVITLGAGDIWKAGLAILDRLPAQ
- a CDS encoding phospho-N-acetylmuramoyl-pentapeptide-transferase, encoding MLYNWLYPLHTQFSFLNVFRYQSFRIIYAAVTAFLIAFVMAPWVIRKLQEIKLGQQIRDDGPKRHLAKSGTPTMGGILIIFAVVLSTLLWADMTNRYVWLVVVATVGFGAVGFADDYLKFIKRQSKGLSAAQKFTGQFLVALAIGVFLYTLPSYTTKLSVPFFKYFTPDLGWFYIVFVILVIVGSSNAVNLTDGLDGLAIGPVMIASLAYTIVAYVTGNRVMAEYLLIPYIEGAGEIAIFTGAILGSSLGFLWFNTYPASVFMGDVGSLPLGAALGTVAAISKHELLLLLVGGVFVIEALSVILQVGSYKLRGKRIFNMAPIHHHFEMKGWDEPKVVVRLWIIAILLALLSLSTLKLR
- the murG gene encoding undecaprenyldiphospho-muramoylpentapeptide beta-N-acetylglucosaminyltransferase, producing MTIVIAAGGTGGHLYPAIAVAREFVRRDPSTRILFVGTTRGIERKVLAHEGFPLQCITANPLMGKSPVEMVKALLTLPVSLWQSLRILKQQGADLVFGVGGYTSPAMLVAACLRRIPGVILEPNAYPGMANKAVAPLVQRVFVAFESTLQWFDRHKTRVVGNPVRRAFLESLAPSSEPAAVEGSRHLLIFGGSQGAKAINSAVIEALPRLSALKDGLRITHQTGEADHARVLAAYEQAGMSAQVVPFLYDMPTVLRDADLVVARSGAMTIAELTVCGKPAILIPLPTAIYNHQLRNAEVMAKAGGAVLLPQAELTGAGLAQSISGIFTEPGRLQSMSRHSWEMRRSDAAETIVRECYDVMRRRHEASASARAL